Proteins from a single region of Apium graveolens cultivar Ventura chromosome 7, ASM990537v1, whole genome shotgun sequence:
- the LOC141674294 gene encoding uncharacterized protein LOC141674294, whose translation MKIGNFLVKRVMVDNGASVDIMFHDTFMRMGTMTPNKPLQNASIYMFNGVECKVEGAINFPMTIGKEPREATQMLNFQVVKVVSTYNAILGRTRIHAFKVVPSTYHIVLKFPTGNAAGEEREDQKMAQSFYMDALRPNRTMGSPTLEHPSKAPEGPIDKVLVRNNDVFAWIVADMFVIDPNLITHIDPTRKAMQQKKRTYAPDRL comes from the exons ATGAAAATTGGAAATTTTCTTGTCAAGAGAGTCATGGTCGACAATGGAGCCTCAGTGGACATTATGTTCCACGACACATTTATGAGGATGGGTACAATGACTCCCAACAAACCCCTTCAGAACGCATCCATCTACATGTTCAACGGAGTGGAGTGCAAAGTCGAAGGAGCAATAAACTTTCCCATGACTATTGGAAAAGAGCCAAGAGAGGCCACACAAATGTTAAATTTTCAGGTTGTGAAGGTAGTCTCTACCTACAATGCAATCCTTGGAAGGACAAGAATTCATGCATTTAAAGTTGTACCCTCGACCTACCACATCGTGCTCAAGTTCCCCACCGGGAATGCTGCTGGAGAAGAAAGAGAAGATCAGAAAATGGCTCAAAGTTTCTATATGGACGCACTTAGGCCCAATAGGACTATGGG GTCACCTACATTGGAGCATCCTTCGAAAGCCCCCGAAGGGCCGATTGACAAAGTTCTTGTGAGAAACAATGATGTGTTTGCATGGATAGTAGCTGACATGTTTGTGATCGACCCCAACCTTATAACTCATATCGATCCAACTCGAAAGGCTATGCAACAgaagaagagaacttatgcccctgatAGGCTGTAA